In the genome of uncultured Sphaerochaeta sp., the window CGGCCTGGTAGAGAATTTCTCCTACTTTCTCTGTCCTGACAACGGCAAGAAGTACCAGATTTTCGGCGAAAGTCACATTGAAGCCATTGCCCAAGCCCATACACTGAAGGTTCTGGCAAAACTTCCGATCGATCGGGCTCTCAGTGAGGCCTGTGACAAAGGAAGCATCGAATCATACAACGGCTCCGATATTGAGGAGCTTTGCAAAACCATAGAAATGAGGAAATAAGGTATGTTGAAAGTAGCGGTAGCATGTGAAAACAAGATGGTATGCGGACATTTCGGACATTGTGAGACCTTCGAGGTCTTCGAGACCGAAAATGGAAAGATTGTGAACCAAGAGAGTATCCCGAATCCAGGACACCGCCCGGGCTTCTTGCCCAATTTCCTCCATGAGATCGGGGTGAACACCATCATCAGCGGAGGAATGGGTGGCGGTGCTGTCGATATTTTCAATGGCCACAACATTGAGGTAATTCTCGGAGCCCAGGGAGATAGCCGCAGGGTTGTTGAAGAGTATCTTGCTGGAAATCTGGCTTCCACCGGTAGCGTCTGCCATGAGCACGCCCACCACGACGAGTGCGGCGAGTAACAAATCCTTCGCCCCGATTCCTAAACCCTGCCCTCTTGGACAGGGTTTTTCTTGCACTTTGTGAACAGATTTGTTGTCACTTTTGGTACAGATTCATCGTTTAAGGACAATAATCGCTTGTCAAGAACTGTTTTTAAGACATTTTTTGCATCGTGTTGCATAACTGACAAC includes:
- a CDS encoding NifB/NifX family molybdenum-iron cluster-binding protein, coding for MLKVAVACENKMVCGHFGHCETFEVFETENGKIVNQESIPNPGHRPGFLPNFLHEIGVNTIISGGMGGGAVDIFNGHNIEVILGAQGDSRRVVEEYLAGNLASTGSVCHEHAHHDECGE